The following nucleotide sequence is from Dunckerocampus dactyliophorus isolate RoL2022-P2 chromosome 7, RoL_Ddac_1.1, whole genome shotgun sequence.
aaaaccaaaaaatatttcttCTGTACATAATATAGTAACAAGTTTTAGATTAGATCAGCAGTTTCTCTCTGTGTTGCTAGACTTTTAGTCTTTGCTTAAAGAAAGTTGTCTTTCTTTAATTGATCCCAATTTCTTTGTTTTCCTCCATATACCTGGAGAAGGGACGGCTTGCACCGACCTCAAGTGTAGCTTTTTCCATTCCGGTCATAGGAGGGCTGCTGCCTGTGTGGAGACGGTCCATTGCACCAGGCATGGCCCCCATTGAAGTGATTCCTGCACCACCGAGGCTGACGGGCAGCTGGGTGATACCTCCATTTTGGATCACAGAGATTTCATTGTTCTTCATGGCCAAGCCATTGGTTATGGCGGCTGCATACTGGTTCCAAAAACCGGGATCAACGTTCATAGCTCGGGCTGCCAGATCCTTTTGGAACATCTCACTGAACTTCATGGCATCCCCACCCAGCAGGGCCATGGGATTTTCCACAGATAGTCGCCGTCCCCTGCGTGCTGGTGCATTGTTCCACATGTGTGTTCCCATGTGGACCTTCAATAAACAAGCAAATGAAGtatgtacaaataaatatgacTGTCACAAAGCAACAAGAACGTTTTTAAAGTGAGAGATTAggtaaataactaaaatatgcTCTAATATAACTGGTAACAGACAAATTGGTTTACTTAGATAATTGTGTTACTCATGACATGATCTACACcctaaaaaaaccctaaaagttAGTACATACCTTCAGATTGCCTTTCGTGGTGAAAGCCCGTCCACAGATGGAGCAGGCgaatggtttttctccagtgtgtgtgcgCTCGTGGATTTGCAAAGCACTGGCAGAAGAGAAATTCTTCCCGCAAGAGTGGCAGTTGTGCTGCTTTGGGGTGCgtcgtggtggtggaggagctAACATGGGGTTGGTGCTGGGGCTCAGCGTGGTCTGGGGAGCTGCAGCTGCAGGAACCTGGATGCCCACTGGCAGGTGGGAATTGTCACCCAGAGACAATGACTTGCTGTGTCCATTCATTTCCATTTTAATCATATTTGATGCGGTGGTGGCCAAGTTCGGAGTGTTTAGACCTGAAACAAAAATTTCAAATTAATATTGGATTACTGAAAAAAGTtttgtaaatgtacatttttaaacacatttatcACATTGTTGATTCTGGctataaaaattacaaaaataactcGCTAAGAaaatttttttgtcaaagtaatTACACAGTAATTAGACTTTGAAGGcatggtattaaaaaaaaatgctatattGAATCTACAAATCTGAAATTTAACTCACCTCGATCTCTATTCAGAAACAGCATACTGAAGTGGCTTTCCTCCTTGATAAAGTGTCTGCTTGGTTGAGTTGCAGTCAGGTCCAGGGCCCCATTGCCTTCTGTTGCAGGTAGTGGAGATGGGGTGTCTGATTTTTCAGACTTTACTGTCGCCAAGCCAGCTGTATTGTTTTCCTGGCCATCTTCTCCTGCCATGGCCCTGTTGTTATTGTTGAGAGCAGCTGGGGACTTGGATTGCTGGCTCCCAGAGTGGCTGTGAGCTGGGGACAAATGTTGCAAAGAACTCGAGGACTCTGACAACGCAGGGCTTCCCACGCTTTGGGATTCTGCATCACCAACTGCAGATAGGCAGTCAGTGGCAAAACATTCATTCTGGCTTCCATAGCTGCTACAGTTTTGTGTAGGCTTTTGACTAAATGAACTGGTTATTTTTGCAGTGGAGTCAATCATCTTCATCTGGTTCTCCATAGCAGCAATGCTCGACATTATGGAAGTTGGTGGAGAGCTTCCAGGTGAATAAGGTTTTAATGGGTCCATTTCGCCCTCTTTTAGGTCAACTTCATCATCTATAGCCTGCTCCATTTCATCCAGAAGATCATCATCATAATTACTCATTGCATCTATGCTCTTATCATCAAATGAAAGATCTGTGTCCATTTCCTGCAGGTTGTCAGGGACTGGAGTGTTTGGGATCTGCCCACCCATGTGCATACGAATGTGCTGTTGCAGAACAACAGCATTGGTGAACTTTTTCTGACATATAGGACACGAGTGCTGGACTCGTAGCGGGGGTTTGGATCGATGAAcaccaaaatgtgttttcagaTTTCCTTTGGTAGTGAATGCCCGCCCACATATCTTACATTTGAAAGGTCTCTCGCCAGTATGGATGCGATAGTGCATCTTGAGAGCGCTCTGGCAGCTCAGAACACGATGGCAGATGACACATTGGTTGGGGTCGGTCATTTTCTTGTCAATGTTCTCAACAAGCTGCTGCAACTTTGATGTCTCAGAAGTTTGCATAGAGTCTAGGAGGCCTCCAAATGGAAATTTAGCCTTAAACTGATCTGAGAGCATGGGGAGAACAGGATGGGACACTGGGTTTGAAGCAAGGTTTGGGCTGTTGATGGGTTCAGCAACCTGTCCAGAGGTTGCCATTGTTGTGGAAGTGACTGCCGTGGAAAGAACCACAtgagtcactgttgttgtggttgtggtGTTTTCCCCTGGCCGAGTAGAACACGTTGGTGGCAGAAGAACCCCTTCAGGTTTTAGGACAGGAGGTACATCACTGCCTAGGCTGGGTTTAGGAGAGGTTGAAGTAGTGGTAATCCCAGAGTCAATAACAATATTTGGGGACAAAGATGCACACTCACTTGATGGGGGAGATGGTCTTTGAGGGGACCTATTGAGTGGAGTGAGGCTTGCAGAATCACCAAAACCCCCCATCATACTAGGTAAAGTGGGAGGTAGTTGGAGCCCAACTGAGGTGGGAACAGTAGGAAGGACGGGTTTACTGTCAAGCCATGTGGTGACAGGTTTTTCTGGGGGCAAAGACATACCATATGGTATGCCTGAGCTCGTGGGTACATTGTCCAGGTACTCCGGCACAGGGTAGGGGTTCATTTGAATATGAGGGTATTTTTCCTTGTGCCTTTGGAAATGGACTTTAAGGTTTCCCTTGGTAGAGAATCTGTTACCACATATGTTGCATTTGTAAGGCCTTTCTCCAGTGTGGGAACGCAGGTGGATTTGTAGTGCACTATCACTGCCAAACACCTTGGCACAGAACCGACACTTGTGCTTGAAAAAGGGGTCTTCGGAGCTTGGCTTAGTGTCAAAAACAGACACATTTGGGGGCTTTCCCTTGCGATGTTTCATCAAAGCAGACAGGGGGTCAAGTGCATTGGCTGTTGCTGCTATGCTAGCCAACGGGTTTGGAAAGATAACGCTGCTTGATGAACTGTGAGGTATCAGTGGTAGACTGGAAGCAGAGCTCAGGAGGCTGTTGTGACTGAGTGATGGCGGAGTGTTGGCGTTTCTGGGATGAGCGGAACTGCTACTGATGCCATCACTTCCGGTTACACTATTGCTCATGCTTATGTTGGTGAGTGAGGATGAACAAGAGGGAAGAAGAGATGGCAATCCAGAGGCAGTGGGTGGGGGAAACATTGAACTACTAGAGGATGTGTTGGGGATTGAAGAGTTAGACTGCTGACTTCGACTTTGTGATGCTTGAGAGAGAGGCCCTTCTATTGCAGAGGTCAGAGGTGAAGAACTTTGACCATTGAGAGAGGCTGGTAACCTCACAGGAAGCTGATGGACAGGGGGAGTGATAAAGTTGTGGAGTTGAAGTTGACTTGCAACTGAAGGGGCACCGGACGATATAGGCCCTGGGTTTCCGCCCACAGTGTTGTGGTGGTTAAGTGCAGGCTGTGAAGCAGACTGTCTGTTCATCAGAGCCACTTGACTTCGGATTTGTTCTATCAACTGCAGCTGATGTATCTGCTGCTGCTGAAGGGCCATCAGCTGGTCCAAGATCATGGGGATAGCCATGGTGGAAACTCCACCCCCTGCTGCTGCTCTTATGCTCTGAGAAAACTGGGCAACTGCCACCCGCGTGCCATGTAGAGTTTCCAGGGTAACATTAGTGCTTGGCATTGTGTAACTGGCAACACTTGGTGGAGCAACATCATCAAGCTGAGGTAGAGAACCATCTGCTTCAGGGGACGCCACATCTCTTTCATCAAGATCCATGTTTTGTTCAGAGGATAGTTCTACCTccatgtcctcctcctccttttctaGGACACTGACCCCATTTGAGGCGGCTATCTCTGGGACATCCTCCCCATCACTAGCAGGAGAGTGTTGACCCTCCCTGGCATCTTCGCTGTCAGCCTGCTCACTTGGGCAACTGGGCACAGGGGAGGGTTCTGGGTATTCCTGGGAGGGTATAGGTGTTTCCTCGTTGTCATTAACAATGAGCACCAGTGGGTTCTTGGTGCAGCTCTTTAAATGTTCACAGAAATCTGCCCATTTGAAGAACTCAGCACAACACTTCTCACATACATGAGTCTCTTCACTGCCACTGCGGCTTTCATTCCCGCTGTCGGCATCATCCAGCACATCACCTCGGGCTGTGGGGAGGGGACAGAGAAAAAgcggggagggaaaaaaaggagaatTCATGAATAAAGGATCAATAAAGAAAGCACATATATTTTGGAGTGCCGTGCTGCAAAGATTTaacctttgatttttttccccccctcgctttaaacattaaaaatcaatacatacatgtatatattttttactccCAGCAAATTGCCTCAGTTCACCAATTGTTAAGACCCACGTTTGTACATTCCCACTCTGTCTATAGAGCCAGCTCATAATTTTCTTTGTGCAATCCATCAAATTATGAGGGCCTATCAATTGTGGATACTGCCGCTTAATGAAATTCCATAGAGCCCATTGATTTCCAatatttcatacaattcacaGCTGCTTCGTCTGTTGGGTACAAATCAGGACTTTGATGTGCCTATTAGGATTCCCCTCTGATATCAGGCTGCTGAATTTCCACCTGAATTTCAAATGCCTTCTAATATTGATGAGCTGAGTCTTTGGCCTTACAGGACTCCCTACTGAAGCAcaagtaaatgtaaatgtaagaaATTATCGAAatgataaaaagaaaaagtattaaaaacaaacaaatgcccCAAGCAATTGTTTTGTCACTTTCTCACTCCCTCTCCCATGCTCTCCGAAAAAAGACTCAACAAATTGCATGCTAGTTTGAAGGCAGCAAAGTCCCTGATTAGTTACACATGTTTAATCACAGTTGCAGGAAGCCACTTCCTCCTCAACATGCGACCATCCGAGTCCAACAAACCGATTCATGCTTTTAGCACTGACCCATTTCACACCTTATCAAAACCATTGGCTTGTCGTTTTATGCCTATTATTATGATCTGTCTGTATTTGGGATTAGATTTGTGTTGATAGAGTGTTGGCCCAATGCATGCCTTTTTCATGGATGGTAGTACAGTGTGTTACATCTTTCACAATATTTCACTGTTCTataaattcaacttaaaactggcaatatgacaatatataggATGAAATATTGTTTTATACCCTGGAAAATGCTTATATCAAAAAAGTAtaaatgtacatactgtatttgaggTGATAGAGACTGATGGAAAGGAATCAATTCTAAAAATCCTCTCAAACACTGCACATGACCAAACTTCACAATTTTAGTCAGTAAGTAGTAGTACTGTGCTTTGTTAGCATTCAGTGTACTTGTTTTATAAAGCTCAGAAGACATGAAGCATTCCATCATTTACACTAAGATGTGATGTATACGCCTACTTAAGGGTAGTTTAATAAATCCCGATTTTTTTGTAATGCAACTAAAACCCTTAAATGATTAGGTAACCTGTTCTCATTCTCATTCACCTCAGGGCAAATTAGTAATTAGATGTGGTTAtataaattaaaagaaaaacaaaacagaattttGATATgtccaaaatataaaataaataaacttctcattgattttgcacatttcaaatttgtataaaattaaatacatttacaaaatagAGAAAATGTATCAGattaaaagcaaaaatcaaCAAGTAAAAGGTGGCAAGTGAACAGAAAAGACAGCCACACACGGCGGGAGGTTGAAAATCTCCTTAGCCCAGCAGCGGACAGAAGAAACCATTTCCATAATTGAGGGCTGAAAGGTCAACACAAATGAGTAGGCATTGTGTTGAGCTGATTAGTTATTAGAATGGTATTACTGTCAGTCTCTTTTACTCTTCCATACAATTACAAGTGGAAGCCTTTGTATGCCTGTgacctcaaacacacacacacacacacacacacaaacactaacaTGCACAGATTTTTTTGACAACTGAAGAAAATACTTTGTCATACCTGTATTTAGTTTAGtgtattttttctgtttagTTTCAAATcaattctaataaaaaaatgttcatcTGTATTTGCCAATATTTATTGTGATATATTTTAGGAGGCATTTGCCAGAAGTTGTAAACTTAAAAATGAACCATCTCAGCAATCTGTACTTTCACTGTGGTCTTTTACACAACTGTTTTTTAACAGTCCATttggaaatgcaaaaaaatatctatttaactaaaaaatgtaaattgctATTGTGGTTCACATAGAGTGTCACACGTTGGTGTGAAGGCGACATTTTGTGGTTGTGTGTTTGTAAGAcagtgtgtgcgcgcatgtgtgatgaggtattgatttttttagtgTGAAAAATAAAGGGCCAAAAAAAGAATTCAATGTGTTTTTCATTGCTCCAAGAGTCCTCGTTTACTCTGATGCAAATATTAAGATGAACACAGTCAATAGGGTGATTGTGGACACTGAATCTGTGTGTCTGTTATCATGCTCAACAATCTTTGGCATGCTAACTGAAACCACTAATCTGACATATCAGATGAGGTATTCATGCTTTCCACTGATTCTGTGAAAACCACAGTGCTGTGTGCACTGAATGGAGCATTGGAGCATTGGAGCATTGGACAATTACAAACAGTGCCATTCTTAACCATTCCCAGATTGCCttaatgaatatacagtaaactACACAGGGAACATTTGCTGCAAGTTAAAATAATACTTTTATCTCGTATAGcaagttttatttaattttttttatatgcaaCTATTTGAACCTAAATATCTCTTCATCGTggcaaatgtattttcattttatttataataattgtaatattttagtcAGGCTTGTGACAGCTTTCATAAAAAGACAATTACCTTTGCTGCATGTTAATATATTTGCCAgcagaaaatgattttttttttttccatacacATGCACTTACAGTGCAGTGATGTCTCTGGTTATATCGACAGCATCTGAGTCCACTCATCCTCTGACCTGCAGAGACTCGAGTGTGTGTCATCCGCCTGGTCAGCGCTACTGCAGAGTGGTACAGTCATATCTGAACTAACAGAGAGACCTTTGTCATAGCCTGCAGATGCGGAGCAGCCAAAACATTaactatttgtttgtgtaagcatttGCAATACAGTATTCAACGCTAGCTCTTTTCTGTCTCACTGAATTCAGAAAAAGATGGAGATGAGGAAGAATATCACAGATGTTCATCCTCTGCAGGCTCCAAAACATCTATGATATGTTTTGAGAACGCCTTGTACGGTAATATTCAAAATCCTGACAAATAACGGTGCCTGTCATCCaaagaagtaaaaacaaaatcaagaaaaaaaagcatcttgTGTATTCATATGTTTGCAGTGCAGAGAGGTAATTAAGACACAGTCCTGTTAAAGTGAGTCATATTTAAGTGCCTTCTTGAAGACATTATGGCTCTCTGTGTGGGTGGTCCACCAGTCTGCACCCATCGGTGAGAGGGGATTAAAACAAAGCCTCACTGCAGGGGAAGGGGGCAACATGCATGTTAACACTGCCAGCAGGGGTCTTCTTGCTACATTATACTGATTGTATTTAAGAACTTTTTGGAGTAATAgctcaaataatacaaaaaaggttgtttttttcaaactggtATTATCTGGGATATTTTTGCCTGAAAAACATGCAATggaatgtgtgtttttacctcaagtcacacacacaggctgctatgcacaaacacaaacacaatggTGAATGCATCATGATTTGCTATTTGTTCAAGGCCAATAGTGTGTttgaatgtatgtatgtgtttacGTTCGCTGTGTTTAATTTTATGAAGGAGATCATTCTCAAAagtttgtatgcatgcagtgtGCGTGTCCTCGGCCCTTACGCTGGTGTCTCGAAGCAGAAGCAGAAACCAGCCTTTacccatgcacatgcacatctTCAAATCCGCTGTCTGCACAGGAAGTAGTGACAAGATGAAGAGCCTGTCACAGTTTGCACTTTCTAGGACACCAGCAGGCTGTGCAGCCAAGGTCAACGGCATCCATGTTCTAATTGTTTAAGGATCTTGACACCAAGCTG
It contains:
- the sall3a gene encoding sal-like protein 3, encoding MSRRKQAKPQHLKSDEDAPLSGLISQHARGDVLDDADSGNESRSGSEETHVCEKCCAEFFKWADFCEHLKSCTKNPLVLIVNDNEETPIPSQEYPEPSPVPSCPSEQADSEDAREGQHSPASDGEDVPEIAASNGVSVLEKEEEDMEVELSSEQNMDLDERDVASPEADGSLPQLDDVAPPSVASYTMPSTNVTLETLHGTRVAVAQFSQSIRAAAGGGVSTMAIPMILDQLMALQQQQIHQLQLIEQIRSQVALMNRQSASQPALNHHNTVGGNPGPISSGAPSVASQLQLHNFITPPVHQLPVRLPASLNGQSSSPLTSAIEGPLSQASQSRSQQSNSSIPNTSSSSSMFPPPTASGLPSLLPSCSSSLTNISMSNSVTGSDGISSSSAHPRNANTPPSLSHNSLLSSASSLPLIPHSSSSSVIFPNPLASIAATANALDPLSALMKHRKGKPPNVSVFDTKPSSEDPFFKHKCRFCAKVFGSDSALQIHLRSHTGERPYKCNICGNRFSTKGNLKVHFQRHKEKYPHIQMNPYPVPEYLDNVPTSSGIPYGMSLPPEKPVTTWLDSKPVLPTVPTSVGLQLPPTLPSMMGGFGDSASLTPLNRSPQRPSPPSSECASLSPNIVIDSGITTTSTSPKPSLGSDVPPVLKPEGVLLPPTCSTRPGENTTTTTTVTHVVLSTAVTSTTMATSGQVAEPINSPNLASNPVSHPVLPMLSDQFKAKFPFGGLLDSMQTSETSKLQQLVENIDKKMTDPNQCVICHRVLSCQSALKMHYRIHTGERPFKCKICGRAFTTKGNLKTHFGVHRSKPPLRVQHSCPICQKKFTNAVVLQQHIRMHMGGQIPNTPVPDNLQEMDTDLSFDDKSIDAMSNYDDDLLDEMEQAIDDEVDLKEGEMDPLKPYSPGSSPPTSIMSSIAAMENQMKMIDSTAKITSSFSQKPTQNCSSYGSQNECFATDCLSAVGDAESQSVGSPALSESSSSLQHLSPAHSHSGSQQSKSPAALNNNNRAMAGEDGQENNTAGLATVKSEKSDTPSPLPATEGNGALDLTATQPSRHFIKEESHFSMLFLNRDRGLNTPNLATTASNMIKMEMNGHSKSLSLGDNSHLPVGIQVPAAAAPQTTLSPSTNPMLAPPPPRRTPKQHNCHSCGKNFSSASALQIHERTHTGEKPFACSICGRAFTTKGNLKVHMGTHMWNNAPARRGRRLSVENPMALLGGDAMKFSEMFQKDLAARAMNVDPGFWNQYAAAITNGLAMKNNEISVIQNGGITQLPVSLGGAGITSMGAMPGAMDRLHTGSSPPMTGMEKATLEVGASRPFSRYMEENKEIGIN